A portion of the Haliaeetus albicilla chromosome 29, bHalAlb1.1, whole genome shotgun sequence genome contains these proteins:
- the DNAAF3 gene encoding dynein axonemal assembly factor 3 has translation MAAGVEDGLGTVCWWGLSPALDLRQHLPPDPDPEAEAAVLLVGAAEGRHLLLTVSRARRGPPRTTTLFVAEQRPEAVARQLLFLLLALEAPGRSGPAARAAALLELLGSVRLRAATAALLTGAAGRLRRWITGDRYREGPADLGLMKCRERDALETVLRRWERPEPVPESRDWDRRLRRRLGTRYEARAAVADWELRMGLHPRGATTVSPGEFGLWRESGVAFVPRGGGDVPNPTLQSGRLPRADGQPGPDLGYWGDTVTGPFLAFGFATDQRRSPGKTATEISLANVTAMLHELLTGTPPEEPPGDRDPPGDWDPPTDGDPPEDQDPPCDDTSPLGPLVSLPVRIRFLPLGSARRPPPPRPPGGALPALAAGLEVAAGADPRTGATGGPRGHPPGGAAHVRAHPAAAPARRFSGAGGGAGPGERF, from the exons ATGGCGGCCGGTGTGGAGGACGGTCTGGGGACCGTGTGCTGGTGGGGGCTGTCCCCGGCGCTCGACCTCCGGCAGCACC TCCCCCCGGACCCCGACCCCGAGGCGGAGGCGGCGGTGCTGCTGGTGGGCGCGGCGGAGGGGCGACATCTCCTGCTGACGGTGTCCCGGGCCCGGCGGGGGCCCCCCCGTACCACCACC ctGTTCGTGGCGGAGCAGCGCCCCGAGGCCGTGGCGCggcagctcctcttcctcctcctggcgCTCGAAGCCCCGGGACGCTCCGGACCGGCAG ctcGCGCCGCCGCCCTCCTGGAACTTTTGGGCTCCGTCCGCCTccgcgccgccaccgccgcgCTGCTGACCGGGGCCGCCGGCCGCCTGCGCCGCTGGATTACCGGGGACCGGTACCGGGAGGGACCCGCCGACCTGGGGCTGATGAAG TGCCGGGAACGGGACGCGTTGGAAACCGTCCTGCGGCGCTGGGAGCGACCGGAGCCGGTACCGGAGTCCCGGGATTGGGACCGACggctgcggcggcggctcgGGACGAGATACGAGGCGAGAGCGGCGGTGGCGGACTGGGAGCTGCGGATGGGGCTGCACCCCCGGGGg gccaccACCGTCTCCCCGGGCGAGTTCGGGCTCTGGCGCGAAAGCGGCGTCGCCTTCGtcccgcggggggggggcgacgTCCCCAACCCCACCCTGCAGAGCGGCCGCCTGCCCCGCGCC gacgGGCAGCCGGGGCCGGACCTCGGGTACTGGGGGGACACCGTGACCGGACCCTTCCTGGCCTTCGGCTTCGCCACCGACCAGCGGCGGAGCCCCGGGAAg ACAGCCACCGAGATCTCGCTGGCCAACGTCACGGCGATGCTGCACGAGTTGCTcaccgggaccccccccgaGGAACCCCCCGGGgaccgggacccccccggggactgggacccccccaccgACGGTGACCCCCCCGAGGACCAGGACCCCCCCTGCGACGACACCAGCCCCCTGG GGCCCCTGGTGTCGCTCCCGGTCCGGATCCGGTTCCTACCGCTGGGCAgcgcccgccggcccccccccccgcgcccgccTGGGGGGGCACTGCCGGCTcttgctgctgggctggag GTCGCTGCAGGAGCTGACCCCCGAACTGGGGCAACTGGCGGCCCCCGGGGCCACCCTCCTGGTGGAGCTGCCCAC gttcGTGCCCACCCTGCGGCAGCCCCAGCTCGACGCTTTTCGGGCGCAGGCGGCGGCGCTGGCCCGGGAGAGCGGTTTTGA
- the TNNI3 gene encoding troponin I, cardiac muscle, producing MPRPPRPRPIYEAPLPPLLQGPAPAPAPRGPAPSTRPRPRPFISRRRRRDLSAPAPPGAALGLEKGAPPPPPDPRPIPAPVFQHRDEQHGRGGGRAAPGHSTPRRRRNRGSPRPPPQPPPLRRKSSANYRAYAVEPHAKKKSKISASRKLQLKTLLLQRAKRELEREEQERAAEKLRHLGELCPPLALEGLSLPQLQELCRELHARVGRVDEERYDMGTRVSKNVAEMEELRRRVAGGRFVRPALRRVRLSADAMMAALLGAKHRVGTDLRAGLRQVRKDDAEKESREVGDWRKNVDALSGMEGRKKKFEAPGGATA from the exons ATGCCCCGCCCCCCGAGACCCCGCCCCATCTACGAGGCTCCGCTCCCGCCCCTTCTACAAGgtcccgcccccgcccccgccccacGAGGCCCCGCCCCATCTAcgaggccccgcccccgcccatTCAtaagccgccgccgccgccgcgatCTCTCGGCTCCGGCTCCGCCAG GGGCAGCGCTGGGTCTGGAGAagggcgccccccccccccccccggacccccgccccatccccgcTCCTGTCTTCCAGCACCGGGACGAGCAGCATGGCCGAGGA ggAGGACGTGCCG CCCCCGGACACAGCAccccgaggaggaggaggaaccgGGGgtccccgcgcccccccccgcagccgcccCCCCTGCGCCGCAAATCCTCGGCCAACTACCGGGCCTACGCCGTGGAGCCCCACGCCAAG AAGAAATCCAAGATCTCGGCGTCCCGAAAGCTCCAGCTGAAG AcgctcctgctgcagagggcGAAGCGGGAGCTGGAGCGGGAAGAGCAGGAGCGAGCGGCGGAGAAGCTGCGGCACCTGGGGGAGCTCTGCCCCCCCCTCGCACTTGAGGGGCTCAGCCTCCCCCAGCTCCag gagctgTGCCGGGAGCTGCACGCCCGCGTGGGGCGCGTGGACGAGGAGCGCTACGACATGGGCACCCGCGTCAGCAAGAACGTGGCCGAG ATGGAGGAGCTGCGCCGGCGGGTGGCCGGGGGCCGCTTCGTGCGCCCGGCGTTGCGGCGGGTGCGGCTGTCGGCCGACGCCATGATGGCGGCGCTGCTGGGGGCCAAGCACCGGGTGGGCACCGACCTGCGGGCGGGGCTGCGGCAAGTGCGCAAGGACGACGCCGAGaag GAGAGCCGGGAGGTCGGCGACTGGCGGAAGAACGTGGACGCGCTGAGCGGGATGGAGGGGCGCAAGAAGAAGTTCGAGGCACCTGGGGGGGCCACGGCCTGA